Proteins from a genomic interval of Capsicum annuum cultivar UCD-10X-F1 chromosome 4, UCD10Xv1.1, whole genome shotgun sequence:
- the LOC107868012 gene encoding ADP-ribosylation factor-like protein 8b, whose amino-acid sequence MGLWEALLNWLRSLFFQQEMELSLIGLQNAGKTSLVNVIATGGYSEDMIPTVGFNMRKVTKGNVTIKLWDLGGQPRFRSMWERYCRAVSAIVYVVDAADHDNVSISRSEIHDLLSKPSLSGIPLLVLGNKIDKPGALSKQALTDQMDLKSITDRDVCCYLISCKNSTNIDSVIDWLVKHSKSMS is encoded by the exons ATGGGTCTTTGGGAAGCATTGCTCAATTGGCTTCGAAG CCTCTTCTTTCAGCAGGAAATGGAGCTTTCTTTGATAGGGCTGCAGAATGCAGGAAAAACGTCACTTGTAAATGTCATTGCT ACTGGTGGATACAGTGAAGACATGATACCGACA GTGGGATTTAACATGCGGAAAGTGACTAAGGGAAATGTGACTATAAAATTGTGGGACCTTGGAGGTCAACCCAGATTCCGCAGTATGTGGGAAAGATACTGTCGTGCTGTTTCTGCTATAGT TTATGTTGTTGATGCTGCTGATCATGATAACGTAAGTATTTCAAGAAGTGAAATCCATGACCTGCTGAGCAAGCCATCATTGAGTGGTATTCCATTGCTGGTATTGGGTAACAAGATCGACAAGCCTGGAGCCCTTTCCAAGCAAGCTTTGACTGATCAGAT GGATTTGAAATCGATTACAGATAGGGACGTGTGTTGCTATTTGATATCATGCAAAAATTCCACCAATATTGACTCAGTTATTGATTGGCTTGTTAAGCACTCAAAATCAATGAGTTGA